The Streptomyces sp. NBC_01197 genome window below encodes:
- a CDS encoding NADH:flavin oxidoreductase/NADH oxidase: MSALFEPYTLRSLTFPNRVWMPPMCQYSAATAGPGTGTADDWHFAHYAARAAGGAGLVIVEATAVSPEGRITPADLGIWNDTQVEALRRITGFLKGQGTVPGIQLAHAGRKASTDRPWNGGGPVGADQGGWQPVAPSPVPFDRGEHVPDELTTSQIRDIVSQFADAARRALDAGFQVAEIHGAHGYLVGEFLSPHSNHRTDEYGGSFENRTRFALEVVDAVRAVWPDELPLFFRVSATDWLDEGGWTADDTVRLAPLLKERGVDLLDVSTGGNAAGVRIPVGPGYQVPFAARVKAATPLPVAAVGLITEVEQAEKILANGEADAVLLGRELLRNPSWARHAARELGADVHVPQQYHRSV, from the coding sequence GTGAGCGCCCTTTTCGAGCCGTACACCCTGCGGTCGCTGACCTTCCCCAACCGCGTGTGGATGCCGCCCATGTGCCAGTACTCGGCGGCCACCGCGGGGCCCGGCACGGGCACCGCCGACGACTGGCACTTCGCGCACTACGCCGCGCGGGCCGCCGGAGGCGCCGGCCTGGTCATCGTCGAGGCGACCGCGGTCAGCCCCGAGGGCCGGATCACCCCCGCCGACCTGGGCATCTGGAACGACACACAGGTCGAGGCGCTCCGCCGGATCACCGGCTTCCTCAAGGGACAGGGCACGGTTCCCGGAATCCAGCTCGCCCACGCCGGACGCAAGGCGTCAACGGACCGCCCCTGGAACGGCGGCGGCCCGGTCGGAGCCGACCAGGGCGGCTGGCAGCCGGTCGCACCCAGCCCGGTCCCCTTCGACCGGGGCGAGCACGTACCGGATGAGTTGACTACCTCTCAGATACGGGACATCGTCAGCCAGTTCGCCGATGCAGCCAGGCGAGCGCTCGACGCGGGGTTCCAGGTCGCCGAGATCCACGGCGCACACGGCTATCTGGTGGGCGAGTTCCTCTCCCCGCACAGCAACCACCGCACCGACGAGTACGGCGGATCCTTCGAGAACCGCACCCGCTTCGCGCTCGAAGTCGTGGACGCCGTACGGGCGGTGTGGCCCGACGAGCTGCCGCTCTTCTTCCGCGTCTCCGCCACCGACTGGCTGGACGAGGGCGGCTGGACGGCCGACGACACGGTGCGCCTCGCGCCGCTGCTCAAGGAACGCGGCGTCGACCTGCTCGACGTGTCGACCGGCGGCAACGCGGCCGGGGTCCGCATCCCGGTCGGCCCCGGCTACCAGGTGCCCTTCGCGGCACGCGTCAAGGCCGCGACACCGCTGCCCGTCGCCGCCGTCGGCCTGATCACCGAGGTCGAACAGGCCGAGAAGATCCTGGCCAACGGCGAGGCGGACGCGGTCCTGCTCGGCCGCGAGCTGCTCCGCAACCCGTCCTGGGCCCGGCACGCGGCCCGGGAGCTCGGCGCCGACGTGCACGTACCGCAGCAGTACCACCGCTCCGTCTGA
- a CDS encoding ArsR/SmtB family transcription factor, with product MATATSSRALAHPARDEIRLDGVLHALADPMRMCVVRELASDGGELSCSRFVLPVTKSTTTHHFRVLRESGVIRQIYRGTAKMNVLRREDLEAVFPGLLDSVLAAAAAEAAREA from the coding sequence GTGGCGACCGCAACGAGCAGCCGTGCACTCGCTCATCCGGCGCGTGACGAGATCCGCCTGGACGGGGTGCTCCATGCGCTGGCCGACCCGATGCGGATGTGCGTGGTGCGTGAACTGGCTTCGGACGGCGGCGAGTTGTCGTGCTCCCGGTTCGTGCTCCCGGTGACCAAGTCGACCACCACCCACCACTTCAGGGTGCTGCGCGAAAGCGGTGTGATCCGGCAGATCTACCGGGGGACCGCGAAGATGAACGTGCTGCGCAGGGAGGATCTGGAAGCGGTTTTCCCCGGCCTGCTGGACAGTGTCCTCGCCGCGGCCGCGGCCGAGGCCGCGCGGGAGGCGTGA
- a CDS encoding TetR/AcrR family transcriptional regulator, with protein sequence MSPRSQSVNEELRRRSRERLLQATVDLVGERGYEATTLADIADRAGSARGLVSYYFPGKRYLLQSAVHRLMHRTLSAALEREPHTDDGQELLARAIDAILGLAADHPVLMRTHMAGILQEQGFVQCPEQQQLARVLRSAVERYGSPDPDTDYPLLRAQLMGTVFAQLLPGAPMPYALLRAELFQRYGLDWKLGAPPDDGAEGVGGPGPAATSPR encoded by the coding sequence ATGTCCCCGCGCAGCCAATCGGTCAATGAGGAGTTGCGGCGGCGTTCCCGCGAGCGGCTTCTGCAGGCCACAGTGGATCTTGTCGGTGAGCGCGGATACGAGGCGACGACACTCGCGGATATCGCCGACCGCGCCGGATCCGCCCGCGGCCTCGTCTCGTACTACTTCCCGGGCAAGCGGTATCTGCTGCAGTCCGCCGTACACCGCCTGATGCACCGCACGCTCTCGGCGGCCCTGGAACGCGAGCCGCACACCGACGACGGTCAGGAGCTGCTGGCACGGGCCATCGACGCGATCCTGGGGCTGGCCGCCGACCACCCCGTACTGATGCGGACACATATGGCCGGAATCCTCCAGGAACAGGGATTCGTCCAGTGCCCCGAGCAGCAGCAGCTCGCCCGGGTCCTGCGCTCGGCCGTTGAGCGGTACGGATCACCCGACCCGGACACCGACTACCCGCTGCTGCGCGCCCAGCTGATGGGCACGGTCTTCGCCCAGTTGCTGCCGGGGGCGCCCATGCCGTACGCGCTGCTGCGGGCCGAACTGTTCCAGCGGTACGGACTCGACTGGAAGCTGGGAGCACCCCCGGACGACGGAGCCGAGGGAGTCGGAGGGCCCGGCCCGGCCGCCACGTCGCCGCGCTGA
- a CDS encoding HAD family hydrolase codes for MKAVLFDFSGTLFRTEPVATWLRATLDEAGRTLDRDEFALRTAELTAAGAQPGGPSPERVPPSLAALWASRDEGAEQHRAAYTGLARQVELPDPALYDALYARHMRADAWSPYPDTAEVLSTLHARGIGVGVVSNIGWDLRPVFRAHGVDPYVDHYTLSYEHRIQKPDVRLFRAACEALGQDPAETLMVGDDRRADGGARELGCAVHFVDHLPAAERPDALRPVLDLVG; via the coding sequence ATCAAGGCCGTACTCTTCGACTTCTCCGGGACGCTCTTCAGGACCGAGCCCGTCGCGACGTGGCTGCGCGCCACCCTGGACGAGGCGGGCCGCACGCTGGACCGGGATGAATTCGCCCTCCGCACAGCGGAGTTGACGGCTGCGGGCGCACAGCCCGGCGGCCCGAGCCCCGAGCGGGTACCGCCCTCGCTCGCCGCGCTGTGGGCATCCCGCGACGAGGGCGCCGAGCAGCACCGCGCCGCGTACACGGGACTCGCCCGTCAGGTCGAGCTGCCGGATCCGGCCCTGTACGACGCCCTCTACGCACGTCACATGAGAGCGGACGCCTGGAGCCCCTACCCGGACACGGCCGAGGTGCTCAGCACCCTGCACGCCCGCGGGATCGGGGTCGGCGTGGTGAGCAACATCGGCTGGGACCTCCGGCCCGTGTTCCGCGCCCACGGGGTCGATCCGTACGTGGACCACTACACCTTGTCGTACGAGCACCGCATCCAGAAACCCGACGTCCGGCTCTTCCGCGCCGCCTGCGAGGCGCTGGGCCAGGATCCCGCCGAGACCCTGATGGTCGGTGACGACCGCCGCGCCGACGGCGGTGCCCGGGAACTGGGCTGCGCGGTCCATTTCGTGGACCACCTCCCGGCCGCCGAGCGCCCGGACGCACTCCGTCCGGTCCTGGATCTCGTCGGCTGA
- a CDS encoding M56 family metallopeptidase, with product MVVSLALLLLGAVAAVAAPRLLARAQWPEREPVVALWVWQCVVAAVLLCFALAMTFSASAAWQLVRGHLFAPAPHAVVEAYALGTYAQWSAATATVLAACGVWTAVMLTREIRRARAARRQSHRELLVRSPVLPGEEPGSERLVVLEGERPDAWWLPGTAPQLVITTAALRGLKGRQLDAVLAHEQGHARARHDWLLHCSAALAVGFPQIPVFAAFRNEMHRLVELAADDVASRRFGRLTIALALVQLNEHRGVFGPCPTPDAELPHRVDRLLNAAPRLTAGRRLRLTAAASLVPVVPLLVAFIPGLRALG from the coding sequence ATGGTGGTCTCCCTAGCGCTGTTGCTACTCGGAGCCGTGGCTGCTGTTGCGGCACCGCGGCTTCTGGCACGCGCGCAGTGGCCCGAGCGGGAGCCCGTGGTGGCGCTGTGGGTGTGGCAGTGCGTGGTTGCCGCCGTACTGCTCTGCTTCGCGCTGGCGATGACCTTCAGCGCGTCGGCGGCCTGGCAGCTCGTACGGGGCCACCTCTTCGCCCCCGCCCCGCACGCCGTGGTGGAGGCGTACGCCCTCGGCACGTACGCGCAGTGGTCGGCGGCGACAGCGACGGTACTGGCCGCCTGCGGTGTCTGGACGGCCGTGATGCTCACCAGGGAGATCCGCCGCGCACGGGCCGCGCGCCGGCAGAGCCACAGGGAACTGCTGGTGCGCTCCCCCGTGCTGCCCGGCGAGGAACCGGGCAGCGAGCGCCTCGTCGTACTGGAGGGCGAGCGCCCCGATGCCTGGTGGCTGCCCGGCACGGCTCCCCAGCTGGTCATCACCACGGCGGCCCTTCGGGGGCTGAAAGGCCGTCAGCTCGATGCCGTGCTCGCCCATGAGCAGGGCCATGCCCGGGCCCGCCACGACTGGCTGCTGCACTGCTCGGCCGCGCTGGCCGTGGGCTTCCCGCAGATTCCGGTCTTCGCCGCCTTCCGCAACGAGATGCACCGGCTGGTGGAACTGGCCGCCGACGATGTGGCTTCGCGCCGGTTCGGGCGGCTGACCATCGCGCTCGCGCTGGTACAACTCAACGAGCACCGCGGCGTTTTCGGCCCCTGCCCGACCCCCGACGCGGAGCTTCCGCACCGAGTCGACCGGCTGCTGAACGCGGCCCCGCGCCTCACCGCCGGCCGCAGGCTGCGGCTGACCGCCGCCGCCTCGCTGGTGCCGGTCGTGCCACTGCTGGTGGCGTTCATCCCGGGACTGCGCGCGCTCGGATAG
- a CDS encoding DUF5134 domain-containing protein: protein MHGSAMAGWLLMALSATSGAYCLLRMRSTSQQARTAAGSDAVMGFGMAAMALPAAVAALPEWGWTALTAVFAAGGLRALWQLRTSAHHLHHLVGSLAMVYMALTMTPGATGMAMGGAHGGTMDHMSHSAGGVPLLTGALLVYYAVYVLRAGATLVPATAVAGAAPGGAAGGGSGGVIGWGARPELALACRLAMGTAMFAMLLTI from the coding sequence GTGCACGGATCAGCGATGGCCGGCTGGCTGCTGATGGCACTGAGCGCGACGAGCGGGGCCTACTGCCTGCTGCGGATGCGCAGTACGTCGCAGCAGGCACGGACGGCTGCGGGGAGCGACGCGGTGATGGGGTTCGGTATGGCGGCGATGGCTCTGCCCGCGGCGGTGGCCGCTCTCCCGGAGTGGGGGTGGACGGCGCTCACCGCGGTCTTCGCTGCGGGCGGCCTCCGGGCGCTGTGGCAGCTCCGCACGAGCGCTCACCATCTGCACCATCTGGTCGGCTCGCTCGCCATGGTCTACATGGCGCTCACGATGACGCCCGGGGCAACGGGGATGGCGATGGGCGGAGCGCACGGCGGAACCATGGATCACATGTCGCACTCGGCAGGCGGGGTTCCGCTGCTCACCGGAGCGCTGCTTGTCTACTACGCCGTGTACGTCCTGCGCGCGGGCGCGACCCTGGTCCCCGCGACGGCGGTGGCCGGAGCCGCGCCGGGTGGTGCGGCGGGTGGCGGATCCGGCGGCGTCATCGGCTGGGGGGCCCGTCCGGAGCTGGCGCTCGCCTGCCGGCTGGCCATGGGAACGGCCATGTTCGCGATGCTGCTGACGATCTGA
- a CDS encoding GNAT family N-acetyltransferase, translated as MDTAPDRITFRDAAETDVPALVTLIESAYRGDTSRTGWTTEADILDGRRTDPDGVRAVIAAPASRLMVVERDGEPVACCQLERRGHAAYFGMFAVSPALQGAGLGKRIIAEAERRVSTEWGADEMHMTVISVRDDLIAWYERRGYRRTGRMFPFPYGDERFGIPLRDDLQFELLVKLLPAEIPGAGTEYAGTE; from the coding sequence ATGGACACCGCCCCCGACCGGATCACTTTCAGGGACGCGGCAGAGACCGACGTACCGGCGCTCGTCACCTTGATCGAGTCGGCCTACCGCGGCGACACCAGCCGCACCGGCTGGACCACGGAGGCGGACATCCTGGACGGCCGGCGCACCGACCCGGACGGGGTGCGCGCAGTCATCGCCGCGCCCGCCAGCCGGCTGATGGTGGTGGAGCGCGACGGTGAGCCGGTCGCCTGCTGCCAGTTGGAGCGGCGCGGCCACGCGGCCTACTTCGGCATGTTCGCGGTGAGTCCGGCTCTGCAGGGCGCGGGGCTCGGCAAGCGGATCATCGCGGAGGCCGAACGCCGGGTGTCCACGGAGTGGGGCGCCGATGAGATGCATATGACGGTCATCTCGGTACGGGACGACCTCATCGCCTGGTACGAGCGGCGCGGCTACCGCCGTACGGGGAGGATGTTCCCCTTCCCATACGGCGACGAGCGCTTCGGCATCCCGCTCCGCGACGACCTCCAGTTCGAGCTGCTGGTCAAGCTGCTCCCGGCTGAGATCCCCGGCGCGGGAACGGAGTATGCGGGAACGGAGTAG
- a CDS encoding glycerophosphodiester phosphodiesterase, with translation MGVEPENTLRSFRHAEQAGMDAIELDLHLSKDGSLVVMHDTDVDRTTNGKGAIADRTLAELRELDAGQGERIPVFEEVLDAVRSPIQAEIKDAAAARALAEVMLRRDLAGRVEVSSFHDEAVREIAALVPGVRTVLIASRWGPDIVARAKAVGAATVALNIRRLTLETVEKAHAEGLKVLGWVVNTQDHLRLVRALDLDGATTDYPEIRRTGRFTA, from the coding sequence ATGGGCGTCGAGCCGGAGAACACCCTGCGGTCCTTCCGCCACGCGGAACAGGCGGGTATGGACGCCATCGAGCTCGACCTGCATCTGAGCAAGGACGGCTCACTCGTCGTCATGCACGACACGGACGTGGACCGCACGACGAACGGCAAGGGAGCCATCGCCGACCGGACGCTCGCCGAGCTGCGTGAGCTCGACGCCGGCCAGGGCGAGCGGATCCCGGTCTTCGAAGAGGTGCTGGACGCGGTCCGCTCCCCGATTCAGGCCGAGATCAAGGACGCCGCCGCCGCGCGGGCGCTCGCCGAGGTGATGCTCCGGCGCGACCTGGCCGGACGGGTCGAGGTCTCGTCGTTCCACGACGAGGCGGTGCGCGAGATCGCCGCACTCGTGCCGGGCGTACGGACGGTGCTCATCGCGAGCCGCTGGGGCCCGGACATCGTGGCCCGCGCGAAGGCCGTCGGCGCCGCGACAGTGGCGCTGAACATCCGCAGGCTGACCCTGGAGACCGTCGAGAAGGCTCACGCGGAAGGCCTGAAGGTGCTCGGCTGGGTGGTGAACACTCAGGACCATCTGCGGCTGGTCCGGGCGCTGGACCTGGACGGTGCGACCACCGACTACCCGGAGATCCGGCGCACCGGGCGGTTCACGGCCTGA
- a CDS encoding DUF6421 family protein — protein MTKILVPDAVGGGISGARRVVEHPAWPVLKNAVEEIRPWQSKDGSIDFEAEGAPSRTAVDAAIARVTDAVEELSPLLPHDAAYHRALVADLRKWAAGGFDVPDFLDSLLAFHPADLRADGLQHLVVFAMYTQNGNPDRNLEAVVLRMVWPDWLSELEATRYDNPLFCGITFEDFTSGYDTNSAVLFPETIAVREAPDRFTWGGIFCDREAARFRAVTEAAVKVLRLELPEDIQEMVSDQERCQQAFVLWDMVHDRTHSHGDLPFDPFMIKQRQPFWMYGLEELRCDLTAFREAVRLEADGFGQGRDVQYAVLFDRMFRFPVTGERVRNYDGLGGQLLFAYLHQHDVVRWTDSTLKIDWERAPQVTNQLCAEIEDLYRAGIDRPKLVHWFAAYDLVSRYLAPHPGSRWAKGPDALDLSQPPRKLVDEVLADEFPLSMFYEALAKKLKSVVASTKGITAAGTHEREAA, from the coding sequence ATGACGAAAATTCTTGTGCCGGACGCAGTCGGCGGCGGTATATCCGGCGCCCGGCGGGTGGTTGAGCACCCGGCCTGGCCCGTCCTCAAGAACGCCGTCGAGGAGATCAGGCCCTGGCAGTCGAAGGACGGTTCCATCGACTTCGAGGCCGAGGGAGCCCCGTCCCGTACCGCCGTCGACGCCGCGATCGCGCGGGTGACGGACGCTGTCGAGGAGCTCTCCCCACTCCTGCCGCACGACGCCGCGTACCACCGGGCGCTCGTCGCCGACCTCCGCAAGTGGGCCGCCGGCGGATTCGACGTCCCGGACTTCCTGGACTCGCTGCTCGCCTTCCACCCGGCCGACCTGCGCGCCGACGGACTCCAGCACCTGGTCGTCTTCGCGATGTACACGCAGAACGGCAACCCGGACCGCAATCTCGAAGCTGTCGTGCTGCGCATGGTCTGGCCGGACTGGCTCTCCGAGCTGGAAGCCACCCGCTACGACAACCCGCTGTTCTGCGGCATCACCTTCGAGGACTTCACGTCCGGTTACGACACCAACTCCGCGGTGCTCTTCCCGGAGACCATCGCCGTACGCGAGGCCCCCGACCGCTTCACCTGGGGCGGCATCTTCTGCGACCGCGAGGCGGCACGCTTCCGGGCGGTCACGGAGGCCGCGGTGAAGGTCCTGCGGCTCGAACTGCCCGAGGACATCCAGGAGATGGTCTCCGACCAGGAGCGCTGCCAGCAGGCTTTCGTGCTGTGGGACATGGTCCACGACCGCACCCACAGCCACGGCGACCTGCCGTTCGACCCTTTCATGATCAAGCAGCGCCAGCCGTTCTGGATGTACGGCCTCGAAGAGCTGCGCTGCGACCTCACCGCCTTCCGGGAGGCCGTGCGTCTTGAGGCCGATGGCTTCGGGCAGGGCCGAGACGTCCAGTACGCCGTGCTCTTCGACCGGATGTTCCGCTTCCCCGTGACCGGCGAGCGTGTGCGCAACTACGACGGACTCGGCGGCCAGCTGCTCTTCGCCTATCTGCACCAGCACGACGTGGTGCGCTGGACCGACAGCACCCTGAAGATCGACTGGGAGCGCGCCCCGCAGGTCACCAACCAGCTCTGCGCGGAGATCGAGGACCTGTACCGGGCCGGTATCGACCGCCCCAAGCTCGTCCACTGGTTCGCCGCCTACGACCTGGTCTCCCGCTATCTCGCCCCGCACCCGGGGTCGCGCTGGGCCAAGGGTCCGGACGCCCTGGATCTGAGCCAGCCGCCGCGTAAACTTGTGGATGAAGTGCTTGCGGACGAGTTTCCGCTCAGCATGTTCTATGAGGCCCTCGCCAAGAAGCTGAAGAGTGTGGTCGCCTCGACAAAGGGCATCACCGCGGCGGGCACCCACGAGCGGGAAGCGGCGTGA
- a CDS encoding SDR family NAD(P)-dependent oxidoreductase, protein MSKGSLDGAVVAVAGAAGPAGRAALLRLAEAGAVVVGADSDVARLAEAVDAARYAHGGATVTGETVDLLDLEATRAWADRTEAEFGRIDGLVHLVGGWRGSPTFSETGIADWNLLEKLLIRTVQHTSLAFHDALLRSDRGRYVLISAAGASKPTAGNAAYAAAKAAAEAWTLALGDAFRKAGGEDGPRTAAAVLVIKALVHDAMRAERPNAKFSGFTDVAQLAEAIAGVWDQPAGDVNGKRLWLTPAP, encoded by the coding sequence ATGAGCAAGGGATCGCTTGACGGAGCCGTGGTGGCGGTGGCCGGGGCGGCGGGCCCGGCGGGCCGCGCGGCGTTGCTGAGGCTGGCCGAGGCCGGGGCGGTAGTGGTCGGCGCCGACTCCGACGTCGCCCGGCTCGCCGAGGCGGTGGACGCGGCGCGCTACGCGCACGGCGGCGCCACCGTCACCGGAGAGACGGTCGATCTGCTGGATCTGGAGGCCACGCGGGCTTGGGCCGACCGTACGGAGGCCGAATTCGGCCGTATCGACGGTCTGGTGCACTTGGTGGGCGGCTGGCGCGGCAGCCCCACCTTCTCCGAGACCGGCATCGCCGACTGGAACCTGCTGGAGAAGCTGCTCATCCGAACGGTGCAGCACACCTCGCTGGCGTTCCACGACGCGCTGCTGCGCAGCGACCGCGGCCGGTACGTGCTGATCAGCGCGGCCGGTGCGTCCAAGCCCACCGCGGGCAATGCCGCATACGCGGCGGCGAAGGCGGCGGCCGAGGCCTGGACGCTGGCGCTCGGCGACGCCTTCCGTAAGGCGGGTGGCGAGGACGGTCCCCGGACGGCCGCAGCCGTCCTGGTGATCAAGGCTCTGGTACACGACGCAATGCGTGCCGAGCGTCCCAATGCGAAGTTCTCGGGCTTCACCGACGTCGCGCAGCTGGCCGAGGCCATCGCAGGTGTCTGGGACCAGCCCGCCGGAGATGTGAACGGAAAGCGCCTGTGGCTGACACCCGCCCCGTGA
- a CDS encoding threonine aldolase family protein, with protein MADTRPVRTDAVRHHDPQIRGFASDNYAGAHPEVLAALAVANGGHQIAYGEDAYTDHLQRLIHSHFGQSAEVFPVFNGTGANVVALQALTDRWGAVVAAETAHINVDEGGAPERVAGLKLLTVPTPDGKLTPELIDRQAFGWDDEHRAMPQVVSITQNTELGTVYTPDEIRAICEHAHGYGMKVHLDGARIANAAASLDVPMRAFTNAVGVDILSFGGTKNGALFGEAVVVLNPDAVRHMKHVRKMSMQLASKMRFVSVQLEALLTGDLWLRNARHANTMAQRLAAGVRQTDGVEILHDVQANAVFARLPHDVSERLQKRYRFYFWDEPAGDVRWMCSFDTTEEDVDGFLLALKEELAR; from the coding sequence GTGGCTGACACCCGCCCCGTGAGGACCGATGCCGTACGCCACCACGACCCGCAGATCCGTGGGTTCGCCAGTGACAACTACGCGGGTGCGCACCCGGAGGTCCTGGCCGCGCTCGCCGTCGCCAACGGCGGGCATCAGATCGCGTACGGCGAGGACGCCTACACCGACCACCTCCAGCGGCTGATCCACAGCCACTTCGGCCAGAGCGCCGAGGTGTTCCCGGTCTTCAACGGCACCGGGGCCAACGTCGTCGCGCTGCAGGCGCTCACTGACCGGTGGGGCGCCGTCGTCGCGGCCGAGACGGCCCACATCAACGTGGACGAGGGCGGCGCCCCCGAGCGGGTCGCCGGGCTGAAACTCCTCACCGTACCCACGCCCGACGGCAAGCTCACCCCTGAGCTGATCGACCGTCAGGCGTTCGGCTGGGACGACGAGCACCGGGCGATGCCGCAGGTCGTCTCGATCACCCAGAACACCGAACTCGGCACGGTCTACACACCCGATGAGATCCGGGCCATCTGCGAGCACGCCCACGGCTACGGGATGAAGGTGCATCTCGACGGGGCCCGGATAGCCAACGCCGCGGCATCGCTCGACGTACCGATGCGCGCCTTCACCAACGCGGTGGGCGTGGACATCCTCTCCTTCGGCGGCACGAAGAACGGCGCGCTCTTCGGCGAGGCCGTCGTGGTGCTCAACCCGGACGCCGTGCGGCACATGAAGCATGTGCGGAAGATGTCGATGCAGCTGGCGTCCAAGATGCGCTTCGTGTCGGTGCAGCTGGAGGCGCTGCTCACCGGCGACCTGTGGCTGCGCAACGCCCGCCACGCCAACACCATGGCCCAGCGCCTCGCCGCGGGGGTGCGCCAGACGGACGGGGTCGAGATCCTGCACGACGTCCAGGCCAACGCGGTGTTCGCGCGGCTGCCGCACGACGTCAGCGAGCGGCTGCAGAAGCGCTACCGCTTCTACTTCTGGGACGAGCCGGCCGGCGATGTCCGCTGGATGTGCTCCTTCGACACCACGGAGGAAGACGTGGACGGCTTCCTGCTGGCGCTGAAGGAAGAGCTGGCCCGCTGA
- a CDS encoding lysophospholipid acyltransferase family protein, translating into MAELVYRPVIGAARGLFKALDLKIDTQGSENIPRSGGAVLVSNHIGYLDFIFNGLAALPQKRLVRFMAKESVFRHKISGPLMRGMKHIPVDRKQGEAAYRHALTALRSGEIIGVFPEATISESFTLKSFKSGAARLAQDAGVPLIPIALWGTQRLWTKGRPRNLKRSHIPVTVRVGEPMEAPADEYAGAITRRVRDRMQELLEAAQRAYPVRPKNAADTWWIPAHLGGTAPTPAQVREAGAG; encoded by the coding sequence ATGGCAGAACTCGTCTATCGACCGGTCATCGGCGCTGCTCGGGGGCTCTTCAAGGCGCTCGACCTCAAGATCGATACACAGGGTTCCGAGAACATCCCCCGCTCCGGCGGAGCCGTACTCGTCAGCAACCACATCGGCTATCTGGACTTCATCTTCAACGGTCTGGCCGCACTCCCGCAGAAGCGCCTGGTGCGCTTCATGGCCAAGGAGTCGGTCTTCCGCCACAAGATCTCCGGGCCGCTGATGCGCGGCATGAAGCACATCCCAGTGGACCGCAAGCAGGGCGAGGCCGCCTACCGCCACGCCCTCACGGCCCTGCGTTCCGGCGAGATCATCGGCGTCTTCCCCGAGGCCACCATCTCGGAGTCCTTCACGCTCAAGAGCTTCAAGTCCGGCGCCGCGCGGCTGGCCCAGGACGCGGGCGTGCCGCTGATCCCCATCGCGCTGTGGGGGACCCAGCGGCTGTGGACCAAGGGCAGGCCGCGCAACCTCAAGCGCAGCCACATCCCGGTGACGGTCCGAGTCGGCGAGCCCATGGAGGCGCCCGCCGACGAGTACGCGGGAGCGATCACCCGCAGGGTCCGCGACCGTATGCAGGAGCTGCTGGAAGCGGCGCAGCGCGCCTATCCGGTACGCCCGAAGAACGCGGCGGACACCTGGTGGATCCCGGCCCATCTCGGCGGCACGGCACCGACACCCGCGCAGGTACGCGAAGCGGGAGCCGGCTGA
- a CDS encoding TlpA family protein disulfide reductase, translating to MHEQGGERRIGAAELGEELGERATLVQFSSAFCRPCRATWRTLREVAGMVDGVTHVELDAEARLGLVRELGILRTPTVLVLDAQGRIVRRASGQPRKADVIAALGQAV from the coding sequence GTGCACGAGCAGGGCGGCGAAAGGCGGATCGGGGCCGCGGAGTTGGGCGAGGAGCTGGGGGAGCGGGCGACGCTCGTCCAGTTCTCCAGTGCCTTCTGCCGGCCCTGCCGGGCCACCTGGCGGACGCTGCGGGAGGTGGCCGGCATGGTCGACGGTGTCACCCATGTCGAGCTGGACGCCGAAGCCCGGCTCGGACTCGTACGGGAGCTGGGCATCCTCAGGACCCCCACGGTGCTGGTGCTCGACGCGCAGGGCCGGATCGTCCGCCGGGCGTCCGGGCAGCCACGCAAGGCCGACGTCATCGCCGCCCTGGGGCAGGCGGTCTGA
- a CDS encoding flavin reductase family protein codes for MTTRTSASRTPAARSAPAASTDSVADPLTAPALLRSVFRRHAAGVAVVTAAGERPVGFTATSVNSVAAEPPLISFGVATGSSSWPVVARAEHVGVHILGEHQQELAATFARSGADRFAAPTGWRSGPEGVPLLDGVLAWLVCRVVARVPAGDHRIVIAEVVTGDPAGAGRPLLYHQGRFNALRD; via the coding sequence ATGACGACCCGCACATCAGCATCGAGGACGCCCGCGGCGCGGAGTGCCCCGGCGGCTTCCACCGATTCCGTTGCCGACCCGCTCACCGCCCCCGCACTGCTCCGCTCGGTCTTCCGCCGCCACGCGGCCGGCGTCGCAGTGGTCACCGCGGCTGGTGAGCGGCCGGTGGGCTTCACCGCCACCTCGGTCAACTCCGTCGCCGCCGAGCCGCCGCTGATCTCCTTCGGTGTCGCGACGGGCTCGTCGAGCTGGCCGGTGGTGGCCCGGGCCGAACACGTCGGGGTCCACATACTCGGCGAGCACCAGCAGGAGCTGGCCGCCACCTTCGCGCGCAGCGGAGCCGACCGGTTCGCCGCGCCCACCGGCTGGCGTAGCGGCCCCGAGGGTGTGCCGCTGCTGGACGGCGTACTGGCCTGGCTGGTCTGCCGGGTGGTGGCGCGGGTTCCCGCCGGGGATCACCGCATCGTGATCGCCGAGGTCGTCACCGGTGATCCGGCGGGGGCAGGGCGCCCGCTGCTCTACCACCAGGGGCGCTTCAACGCGCTGCGGGACTGA